In Spiroplasma litorale, a single genomic region encodes these proteins:
- a CDS encoding glucose PTS transporter subunit IIA, with protein sequence MYLKVFAPCDGSVEELSKLNDGVFSEGFLGKGIVFYPKNNNFYSILDCGNVVQIFDTKHAYFFQNSNFKNQILMHMGLDTVKLKGKPFDTKVVEGEEVDLNKLVVNVDLELIKKNEISIATPITISGDYEYDITNLKSGDVKKGDVLFEVCYEEKDEKALNNDDLKLYKSKYLIAAEYFIKNIGGKQNYKDVYNCMTRLRFSIIDKEKVDIKQIEKNKLVKGVVWNGLELQIIIGGECYKVKDEIINMDKNINNKSAKTKLKPPFSKRALGVITAIMAPNVPIILASGILSAIYALFAATNVINANDDSNMFSTIMKILSKTGLVLVGVFFCMNTVKYLGGNILLGALLGLLLVSRFYFQAGVSDPNLYKFGTYVIDKNYGVSGWFLFNIGNFPVTVRSYEGSILPFILIGFLSTYVDKWIKTWMPTTVDVVFRYPLVILITILPTLFILGPLLSLVEIGVAKAIGFVENWPIGIGVAIFAFIIQPLVLMGVHVAVYVTLQAQLLAGVPGAESLILPGGQAAVWGQIGAAIGVLIMTKNWNFKTIIIGTLPSATFGITETILYSVNIPKGRPFLVGCVSGAFGGLVMGILGAKLKRLVGDGILYPMGLDGLDQLYFVIGSLVSLGSGILLSMLFYRERIMEYKYAKKISNKLKKHIFSLNFKQNIDVKSELEFINKEYLNSKKELANYEKYLQYVTKIENKLLKVEQKEDNFKKNMYKKISRLENKNDTKSIEKKEGLVKVYNNYSLAEIKTKLVFDKQEYTKNNKQIIDAYNEKIKSVENIVSQKINEIDNKFNIPYINNFKNGYWNAIHSVDISYGYEDTRLYGMNKEEKNIFKEYKNKGAK encoded by the coding sequence ATGTACTTAAAGGTTTTTGCCCCATGTGATGGTAGTGTAGAAGAACTTTCTAAATTAAATGATGGTGTTTTTTCAGAAGGTTTTTTAGGTAAAGGAATTGTCTTTTATCCTAAAAATAATAATTTTTATTCTATATTAGATTGTGGAAATGTTGTACAAATATTTGATACAAAACACGCATATTTTTTTCAAAATAGTAATTTTAAAAATCAAATATTAATGCATATGGGATTAGATACAGTTAAATTAAAAGGTAAACCTTTTGATACTAAAGTTGTTGAGGGAGAAGAAGTTGATTTAAATAAACTTGTTGTTAATGTTGATTTAGAACTAATTAAAAAAAATGAAATAAGCATTGCTACTCCAATTACAATAAGTGGTGATTATGAATATGATATAACTAATTTAAAAAGTGGTGATGTAAAAAAAGGTGATGTATTATTTGAAGTTTGTTATGAAGAAAAAGATGAAAAAGCTTTAAATAATGATGACTTAAAACTATATAAATCTAAATACTTAATTGCAGCAGAATATTTTATAAAAAATATTGGTGGTAAACAAAATTACAAAGATGTTTATAATTGTATGACTAGATTGAGATTTTCTATCATTGATAAAGAAAAAGTAGATATTAAACAAATAGAAAAAAACAAACTTGTAAAAGGTGTAGTTTGAAATGGTTTAGAGCTACAAATTATAATTGGTGGTGAGTGTTACAAAGTTAAAGATGAAATTATTAATATGGATAAAAACATTAATAATAAATCAGCTAAAACAAAACTAAAACCACCTTTCTCAAAAAGAGCTTTAGGAGTAATAACAGCTATAATGGCTCCTAATGTTCCTATAATTTTAGCTTCAGGAATTCTATCTGCAATATATGCTTTGTTTGCGGCTACTAATGTTATTAATGCAAATGATGATTCAAATATGTTTTCTACAATAATGAAAATATTAAGTAAAACAGGTCTAGTATTAGTGGGTGTATTCTTTTGTATGAATACAGTTAAATATTTGGGTGGAAATATTTTATTGGGTGCACTTTTAGGGTTGCTACTTGTATCAAGATTTTATTTCCAAGCTGGAGTGTCGGACCCAAATTTATATAAATTTGGTACATATGTAATAGATAAAAATTATGGAGTTTCAGGTTGATTTTTATTTAATATAGGAAACTTTCCAGTAACTGTTAGATCATATGAAGGTTCAATTCTACCATTTATATTGATTGGTTTTTTATCAACATATGTTGATAAATGAATTAAAACTTGAATGCCTACAACAGTTGATGTTGTATTTAGATATCCTCTAGTAATACTAATTACAATACTTCCTACTTTATTCATTCTAGGACCACTATTATCATTAGTTGAAATTGGTGTTGCTAAAGCAATTGGGTTTGTAGAAAATTGACCAATAGGAATTGGGGTTGCAATATTTGCATTTATAATACAACCATTAGTTCTTATGGGTGTACATGTTGCGGTTTATGTTACATTACAAGCACAATTATTAGCGGGTGTTCCTGGTGCTGAAAGTTTAATACTACCAGGTGGACAAGCTGCAGTTTGAGGTCAAATTGGTGCTGCAATTGGTGTATTAATAATGACTAAAAACTGAAATTTTAAAACAATTATAATTGGAACTTTACCAAGTGCAACTTTTGGAATAACTGAAACTATTTTATATAGTGTAAACATTCCTAAAGGTAGACCATTTTTAGTTGGTTGTGTTTCAGGTGCATTTGGTGGACTTGTAATGGGAATATTGGGTGCTAAACTAAAAAGACTTGTTGGTGATGGAATACTATATCCTATGGGATTAGATGGACTTGATCAATTGTATTTTGTTATTGGATCACTCGTCAGTTTAGGTTCAGGAATACTGCTTTCTATGCTTTTTTATAGAGAAAGAATCATGGAGTATAAGTATGCTAAAAAAATATCTAATAAATTAAAAAAACATATATTTAGTTTAAACTTTAAACAAAATATAGATGTTAAATCAGAATTAGAGTTTATTAATAAAGAATATTTAAACAGTAAAAAAGAACTGGCTAATTATGAAAAATACTTACAATATGTAACAAAAATAGAAAATAAATTATTGAAAGTTGAACAAAAAGAAGATAATTTCAAAAAAAATATGTATAAAAAAATATCAAGACTTGAAAATAAAAATGATACTAAAAGTATTGAGAAAAAAGAAGGATTAGTTAAAGTGTATAATAATTATTCTTTAGCTGAAATTAAAACAAAATTAGTATTTGATAAACAAGAATATACAAAAAATAATAAACAAATAATTGACGCTTATAATGAAAAAATAAAAAGTGTTGAAAATATTGTTTCACAAAAAATAAATGAAATTGATAATAAATTTAACATACCTTATATAAATAATTTTAAAAATGGATATTGAAATGCAATTCATTCAGTAGATATATCATATGGTTATGAAGATACTAGATTATATGGAATGAATAAAGAAGAAAAAAATATCTTTAAAGAATATAAAAATAAAGGAGCTAAATAA
- a CDS encoding ISNCY family transposase, producing the protein MNEKKRMEIIKDVIDQKITKESASIKLCQTIRNVNILINKYKKIGYIAFIHKNTGRLSYRRISSDISQKIIKLYKDEFCDYNYKHFQEKLVENYNIKVSYTYLLSLLKENNMYSPRIHRVTKKIIKQKIANSLKNQNIKNIEEKEYLNTLLSIEYSHPMQHRKTEFGERLQTDASVHYWIKEEKWYLDGFIDDATGKILALYFDTEETLMGYYNITKKVLLNYGIPKEILTDKRTVFWSPKEKDSDLHSDSLTQYGFLCHNLGIKLTTSSVPQTKGRIERLWNTLQDRLPKELKENNISTINQANLFLDEYIDKYNSQFSLQIENITNSFRFFEETKNIDFYLSRRFERTINKGSTIKYQNKYYIPHSNGETVFYKNKTKIMVVETFDEKLYSNSYSEWMPLLEVLQNSTYKEVYEDKNPAEINKIYKPIKTSSPWKYTNWIFYKNSKNN; encoded by the coding sequence ATGAATGAAAAAAAGAGAATGGAAATTATCAAAGACGTTATAGATCAAAAAATAACAAAAGAGTCAGCTTCTATAAAGTTATGTCAAACAATTAGAAATGTAAATATATTAATTAATAAATATAAAAAAATTGGTTACATAGCTTTTATTCATAAGAATACTGGCAGATTGTCTTACAGAAGAATTAGCAGTGACATTAGTCAAAAAATAATTAAATTATATAAAGATGAATTTTGTGACTATAATTACAAACACTTTCAAGAAAAGTTGGTAGAAAATTATAATATAAAAGTTTCGTATACATATTTACTTAGTTTATTAAAGGAAAATAACATGTATTCTCCAAGAATACATAGAGTAACTAAAAAAATAATTAAACAAAAAATAGCTAACAGTTTAAAAAATCAAAACATAAAAAATATAGAAGAAAAAGAGTATTTAAATACTTTATTAAGTATTGAATATAGTCATCCGATGCAACATAGAAAAACTGAGTTTGGAGAAAGGTTGCAAACAGACGCTTCTGTACATTACTGAATTAAAGAAGAAAAATGATATCTAGATGGTTTTATTGATGATGCTACTGGCAAAATATTGGCTTTATATTTTGACACTGAAGAAACTCTTATGGGTTATTACAATATCACAAAGAAAGTTTTGCTTAACTATGGAATTCCTAAAGAAATATTGACAGACAAAAGAACGGTATTTTGAAGTCCAAAAGAAAAGGATTCAGATCTACATTCTGACTCCTTAACACAATACGGATTTTTGTGTCACAACTTAGGAATAAAATTAACAACATCTAGCGTTCCACAAACCAAAGGTCGTATTGAAAGGTTGTGAAATACACTTCAAGATCGCCTGCCAAAGGAACTTAAAGAAAATAATATATCAACTATAAACCAAGCTAATTTGTTTTTAGATGAATATATAGATAAATATAATTCACAGTTTTCCCTTCAAATAGAGAATATCACTAATTCTTTTAGATTTTTTGAAGAAACTAAAAATATAGATTTTTATTTATCTAGAAGATTTGAAAGAACAATAAATAAGGGTTCAACTATAAAATACCAAAATAAGTACTATATTCCGCATTCAAATGGAGAAACAGTATTTTATAAAAATAAAACAAAGATAATGGTTGTTGAGACATTTGATGAAAAACTATATTCAAACTCATATAGCGAATGAATGCCTTTATTAGAAGTGTTACAAAATTCTACTTATAAAGAGGTGTATGAAGATAAAAACCCGGCTGAGATAAATAAAATTTATAAACCAATAAAAACAAGCAGTCCTTGAAAGTATACTAATTGAATATTTTATAAAAACTCAAAAAATAATTAG
- a CDS encoding PTS transporter subunit EIIC, producing the protein MIKKKYIDGVQDLFNNLGGYENIISFTHCMTRMRFTLKNWDIVKEDNIKQSAYATGIKKNPGGNEYQIIVGMDVSDFYETFCKINNYDIDGKTIIDKTLVQNKNTNFKTKQVEEISAIKSKFRVKGFANKCLSFISKVFSPIVYPLIGYGLLLTIWSLLTVEWNGDGTSASDSVHFFNQFADILNVLTSTFSLFITIAVGYTVFKAMRCTPIYGILIAVVLTAPGLTNMGDVKPQEGQTILGQFPSWSLFGDGVSYPYKINFNGLMVPMIGVAIFGGYMERWTSKISNTTAKNILSPVLIIAVTFLFAVFIIAPIGMLFTNYLSIGVNWLSTNYIAKYIALPLLGALYGPLVITGLHHSLTPIILQGQASYGATIIQGLCTLSNVSQGVATIAFVVLNRRVKQLKELGVSNGVSAIVGGITEPSLFTVNLKHLYPLIACSIGVFCGSLVLVASNTFALQGASSIFGYLMFQHKAPFATGVNTWAGGGFLWGAISIIVSCVVTFLMTIILGKVKWFSNRSRDLLLEDFNVDIFELKQLSKKEFKEQHNKK; encoded by the coding sequence ATGATAAAAAAGAAATACATAGATGGTGTTCAAGATTTATTTAATAATCTTGGTGGTTATGAAAACATTATTTCATTTACTCATTGTATGACAAGAATGAGATTTACATTGAAAAATTGAGATATTGTTAAAGAAGATAACATTAAACAAAGCGCATATGCTACAGGTATTAAAAAAAATCCTGGAGGAAATGAATATCAAATAATTGTTGGAATGGATGTCTCAGATTTTTATGAAACATTTTGTAAAATAAATAACTATGATATTGATGGTAAAACAATTATAGATAAAACATTAGTTCAAAATAAAAATACAAATTTTAAAACAAAACAAGTAGAAGAAATTAGTGCTATTAAAAGTAAGTTTAGAGTGAAAGGTTTTGCTAATAAATGTTTATCATTTATTTCAAAAGTGTTTTCACCAATAGTTTACCCATTAATTGGTTATGGATTATTATTAACAATATGATCATTACTCACTGTAGAATGAAATGGTGATGGAACATCTGCAAGTGATAGTGTTCACTTCTTTAATCAATTTGCAGATATATTAAATGTATTAACAAGTACTTTTTCATTATTTATTACAATTGCTGTTGGATATACTGTTTTTAAAGCAATGAGATGTACTCCAATTTATGGTATATTAATTGCTGTTGTACTAACAGCACCAGGTCTTACAAACATGGGAGATGTGAAACCCCAAGAAGGTCAAACAATTTTAGGTCAATTTCCAAGTTGATCATTATTCGGTGATGGAGTAAGTTATCCATATAAAATTAATTTTAATGGTTTAATGGTACCAATGATTGGTGTTGCAATTTTTGGAGGTTATATGGAAAGATGGACTTCTAAAATAAGCAATACAACAGCAAAAAATATATTAAGTCCTGTGTTAATTATTGCAGTTACATTCTTATTTGCTGTATTTATAATTGCACCAATTGGGATGTTATTTACAAATTACTTGTCAATTGGTGTAAATTGATTGAGTACTAACTATATTGCTAAATATATTGCACTTCCATTATTGGGCGCACTATATGGACCATTAGTTATAACTGGATTACACCACTCATTAACCCCAATAATTTTACAAGGACAAGCTAGTTATGGAGCAACAATTATTCAAGGATTATGTACATTATCAAATGTATCACAAGGAGTTGCCACTATTGCTTTTGTTGTATTAAATAGAAGGGTAAAACAGCTAAAAGAATTAGGTGTTTCTAATGGAGTGTCTGCAATTGTTGGTGGAATCACTGAACCCTCATTATTTACAGTTAATCTTAAACATTTATATCCATTAATCGCATGTTCAATTGGTGTATTTTGTGGAAGTTTAGTCCTTGTGGCATCTAATACTTTTGCTTTACAAGGCGCAAGTTCAATATTTGGATATCTAATGTTCCAACACAAAGCTCCATTTGCAACCGGGGTAAATACTTGAGCTGGTGGTGGATTCTTATGAGGAGCAATTTCAATAATTGTAAGTTGTGTAGTGACTTTTTTAATGACAATTATTTTAGGTAAAGTAAAATGATTTTCTAACAGATCAAGAGATCTTTTATTAGAAGATTTTAATGTTGATATATTTGAATTGAAACAATTAAGTAAAAAAGAATTTAAAGAACAACACAATAAAAAATAG
- a CDS encoding glycoside hydrolase family 1 protein — protein sequence MLKFKKNFQIGASMSALQTEGKGITKIGDLAFDKYYSESPELFFDKVGPSITCDITRNYKNDIKMFKEIGFDSLRTGFSWARLFPDGENLNKDAVDFYHSYINEYKKNNIKLFMTLFHFDMPLWAHEKGGWSSREVIDKFVNYCEFVFKEFNDEVDYYVTFNEPLVPVYEGYLNDKHYPAINDPKQAVNQAYGIFLAHSKVLLSYRTFNLKAPIGVVFNWNYTYSFSNKEEDIQAAKVYDAYVNRGPLNIMYNGNISQILVDTLKQYNMLPEYTKEEIEIVKKTKVDFLGINYYFPCRVKLKPNNKNRWIMDNYIIQIPENAKINPHRGWEIFPEALYEIGMEIKEKYNNIPWYIAENGMGVESEDKYRDKDGVINDDYRIEFLNNHLTQIKRAIDNGSNCFGYHIWAALDCWSFRNAFKNRYGLIEVDLTNQSRKFKKSAYWYKELINNKEDN from the coding sequence ATGCTTAAATTTAAAAAGAATTTTCAAATTGGTGCATCAATGAGTGCATTGCAAACAGAAGGTAAAGGTATTACAAAAATTGGTGATTTAGCTTTTGATAAATATTATTCAGAAAGCCCTGAACTATTTTTTGATAAAGTTGGCCCATCAATTACTTGTGATATAACTAGAAACTATAAAAATGATATAAAAATGTTTAAAGAAATAGGTTTTGACTCTTTAAGAACAGGGTTTTCATGGGCGAGATTGTTTCCAGATGGTGAAAACTTAAATAAAGATGCAGTTGATTTTTATCATTCATATATAAATGAGTATAAAAAAAATAATATTAAATTATTTATGACCTTATTTCATTTTGATATGCCATTATGAGCACATGAAAAAGGAGGGTGATCATCAAGAGAAGTTATTGACAAATTTGTTAATTATTGTGAATTTGTATTTAAAGAATTTAATGATGAAGTAGATTATTATGTTACTTTTAACGAACCATTGGTTCCAGTTTATGAAGGTTATTTAAATGACAAGCATTATCCAGCAATTAATGACCCTAAACAAGCAGTTAATCAAGCTTATGGTATATTTTTAGCTCATTCAAAAGTATTGTTATCATATAGAACATTTAATTTAAAAGCACCAATTGGTGTTGTATTTAATTGAAACTATACTTACTCATTTTCAAATAAAGAAGAAGATATTCAAGCTGCAAAAGTATATGATGCATATGTTAACAGAGGACCATTAAATATAATGTATAACGGAAATATTAGTCAAATATTAGTAGACACTTTAAAACAATATAATATGTTACCTGAGTACACAAAAGAAGAAATAGAAATTGTTAAAAAAACAAAAGTAGATTTCTTAGGAATAAACTATTACTTTCCTTGTAGAGTTAAATTAAAACCTAATAATAAAAATAGATGAATTATGGATAATTACATTATTCAAATACCAGAAAATGCAAAAATTAACCCACACAGAGGATGAGAAATTTTTCCTGAAGCATTATATGAAATTGGTATGGAAATTAAGGAAAAATATAACAATATCCCATGATATATTGCAGAAAATGGTATGGGAGTAGAATCTGAAGATAAATATAGGGATAAAGATGGTGTCATTAATGATGATTATAGAATTGAGTTTTTAAATAATCATTTAACACAAATTAAAAGAGCAATTGATAATGGTTCAAATTGTTTTGGATATCATATATGAGCAGCTCTTGATTGTTGAAGTTTTAGAAATGCTTTTAAAAATAGATATGGTTTAATTGAAGTTGATTTAACAAACCAATCTAGAAAGTTTAAAAAATCTGCATATTGATATAAAGAATTAATAAATAACAAGGAAGACAATTAA
- a CDS encoding MurR/RpiR family transcriptional regulator, protein MFKSIKEKLTLIKNNPENQTHVAIANYLLNCIEEKKVPKIIECSKESFCSESVITAFSKKYGYDGFKELATRIKIETEYYNYSNVEKNATSLDYRVIIDNSIDMIDQQVEKIKKLINSIDKENNIYMISCYQQLFNVELFASELNLYGYNAFFNYQRKLNQAWINKAKRDDVFIFFCFGLDNQYIVNYYNLVKNTNKNVFVICSPSQKHKFDIYKECIVVDYYERSVILESSRNILIMYLLSYIVINLLKNTINN, encoded by the coding sequence ATGTTTAAAAGTATTAAAGAAAAATTGACTTTAATTAAAAATAATCCAGAAAATCAAACACATGTTGCAATAGCGAATTATTTACTAAATTGTATTGAAGAAAAAAAAGTCCCAAAAATTATTGAATGTTCAAAAGAATCTTTTTGTTCAGAATCAGTAATTACTGCTTTTTCAAAGAAATACGGATATGATGGTTTTAAAGAGCTTGCAACACGAATAAAGATAGAAACTGAATACTATAATTACAGTAATGTTGAAAAAAATGCAACTAGTTTAGATTATAGAGTTATAATAGATAATTCAATAGATATGATTGATCAACAAGTTGAAAAAATTAAAAAACTTATCAATTCTATTGATAAGGAAAATAATATTTATATGATAAGTTGTTATCAACAACTTTTTAATGTTGAATTATTTGCAAGTGAATTAAATTTATATGGTTATAATGCATTTTTTAATTATCAACGAAAATTAAATCAAGCTTGAATAAACAAAGCTAAAAGAGACGATGTTTTTATATTTTTTTGTTTTGGTTTAGACAATCAATACATCGTGAATTATTATAACTTAGTTAAAAATACAAATAAAAATGTTTTTGTAATTTGTTCACCATCACAAAAACATAAATTTGATATTTATAAGGAGTGTATAGTTGTTGATTATTATGAAAGAAGTGTTATTTTAGAATCAAGTAGAAATATATTAATAATGTATCTATTAAGTTATATAGTAATTAATTTACTAAAAAATACTATTAACAATTAA
- a CDS encoding ABC transporter ATP-binding protein, whose amino-acid sequence MLEVKNVCKKYGKNIILDNINFTVNDGEAVGILGSNGAGKTTLMEIIVGQIKPTSGQVLLNGKTDVYKNVGIQFQEGFWPKGMSSKLLIKYFKKKWSNKFDEKTIELIKIFELDSILSKDLNLLSGGQKQRLNTLLAILNDPSHIFLDEMITGLDLKMQLRLADFFQNLKKEKKTLLIISHIPEEVENLCDRVMIIDGGKIFIDMQIVEVRKKYKSVRDMLIKYYKGELYEK is encoded by the coding sequence TTGTTAGAAGTTAAAAATGTCTGCAAAAAGTATGGCAAAAATATAATCTTAGATAATATAAATTTTACTGTTAATGATGGAGAAGCTGTAGGTATACTTGGGTCAAATGGTGCCGGAAAAACAACATTGATGGAAATTATTGTTGGACAAATTAAACCTACTTCCGGTCAAGTATTACTAAATGGTAAAACCGATGTTTATAAAAATGTTGGTATACAATTTCAAGAAGGGTTTTGACCCAAAGGAATGTCATCAAAATTATTAATTAAATATTTCAAGAAAAAATGGTCAAATAAATTTGATGAAAAAACAATTGAACTTATAAAAATATTTGAACTTGATTCAATATTAAGCAAAGACTTAAATTTATTAAGTGGTGGTCAAAAACAAAGACTTAATACTTTACTTGCGATTTTAAATGATCCAAGTCATATTTTCTTAGATGAAATGATAACTGGTCTTGATTTAAAAATGCAACTACGTCTTGCTGATTTTTTTCAAAACTTAAAGAAAGAAAAGAAAACTCTTTTAATAATTTCTCACATACCTGAAGAGGTTGAAAATTTATGTGATAGAGTCATGATTATTGATGGTGGCAAAATATTTATAGATATGCAAATTGTTGAAGTTAGAAAAAAATATAAATCTGTAAGAGATATGCTAATTAAATATTATAAAGGTGAGTTATATGAAAAATAA